TGGGATGAGGCGAATGATGCCTTCAGAAGAAGTGAGTGCTACCAAGGGCCACTGAATCCAACCCACCAACGGTGGGTGATCAAAATAACTCCAGGCTAAATGTTGGGCATAGAGCGCATAGTGGGCCTCATCAACTGAAAACTCTATTGAAAAGCCCATGGCTAGGTGCACTACCGCGGCAATGAGGATGCAGATTGCGGCCCAGCTGGAAGGTGATTGTTGGCGCATGCGATGATTTTAGACTCACAAAGACCATTCTTTGGGACAATTAAGGGATGATCAAGCAAGCTCTCTTACTTTTAATCCTTAGCGCAGTCGTATTTTTGACTGGATGTGCAGGGCTTGGTGGAGATTCTGTGCAAAACGAGGCAGGACAGGCATTTAATGTGGATCAATTGCCAGCGCAAGAGGAGTTGCCAAAGTTCTCGGCTGAAACTGCGCGTGCTGGCATGCCTAATGGTTGGAATTTTTACCGCATTGCACCTTTTAAAAAGAACACGGTGTATCGCCTGGAAAACTATCAAGGCAAAACAGTGCTTAGCGCTAATTCCAAAACATCCGCATCCGGATTGGCTGTGAAGTTGCGTCCTCGTCAGGTAAATAATTTGTGGCTGCAGTGGGAATGGAAGGCCATCAACCCAATTGTGAATGCTGATAATACGGATGCTTACGCAGATGATGCTCCGCTACGTATCTTGGTTGCATTCGATGGTAATAAGTCAAAGTTACCCTTAAAAGAAAAAATGACTTTTGAAATGGCCAATCTTATTAGCGGCCAAGAAATGCCTTATGCCACGCTAATGTATATCTGGTCTGGAAAGTCCCCTGTTGATACCATTATTCCAAATGCGCATACCTCTCGCATCAAAATGATTGTGGTAGATTCCGGTTGGGATGGTTTGGATCAGTGGCACAAGCATCAGCGCGATTTAGCGGCTGACTATAAGCGTGCCTACGGTGAGAGCCCTGGTCAAGTCATTGGTATCGCCTTACTCACCGATACAGACAATACCAAATCAGAAGCGCGTGCGTATTACGGTGACATTGAACTCATTCGCAAGAATCCAAAATAAATTACTTCCAAATAAGTAACAATATGCGAGTAAGCAATGCTTCTTATTTGTTAATGCACAGGACGCCAGCGCTTGAGTAGTAAGGCATTGCTAAGAACGCAGAAGCTCGATAAAGCCATGGCGCTGCCAGCTAGCATTGGCGAAAGATATCCTAGTGCGGCCAAGGGAATGCCGGTGGCATTAAAGATAAAAGCCCAAAATAAATTTTGCTGAATCTTTCTCCAAGTCCGCTTGGAGATATCAATAGCATTAGCCACCAGAGTGGGGTCGCCTCGCATTAAGGTAATGCCGGCAGCTTGCATGGCCACATCAGTGCCAGTAGACATTGCCATGCCCACATCTGCAGTGGCCAAGGCAGGCGCATCATTCACACCATCTCCTACCATTGCAACAAATTGACGCTCATCATCTTTTGATTGGAGTTGACGAATGATTTCTGCTTTACTGCTCGGCATAATTTGCGCAAATACTTCTTGAATGCCAATCGTTTTGGCAACACGATTAGCGGCAGCTAGATTATCGCCAGAAAGCATTACTGCTCGAATATGTAGATGCTGCAGTGAGGTAACCGCCTCCTGAGCGTTATCTTTGAGTTCATCTCCAAAGGCAATGATCGCAATAGGTGAGGAGGGATTTTCTTGATTCATTAATACCGAGACAGTTTGACCGGCATCAAAACAGGCTTGTGCCTTTGCAAGTATTGCGGAGTAGTGGGAATTGCCTTCTAACGATGCAACGCTTTGTAGGTTCTGACTAAGGCCCAGGAAAACGCCAGCGCTTGGTCTGCCGCTAATGCCAATACCGGGCAGGGCTTTGCTGTCTGTTGGTGTGATGGGATTTAAGCCCCTTTGTTTAGCGGCATCTAGTAGTGCTTTTGCAAGAGGGTGCTCACTACCAAGCTGTAAACCTGCTGCACTCGCGAGAATGTCATCAACCGCATATGAATCGCCAAAAGGAATAATTTCTAGCAGTCTTGGTTTGCCAATGGTGAGGGTGCCAGTCTTATCGAAGGCCACTACATTTAAGCGATGTGCCAACTCTAATACCTGTGGATCTTTGATGAGGATTCCAAAGCGCGCTGCCACGCCAGTTCCTGCCATGATGGCTGCAGGTGTTGCAAGACCCAGTGCACATGGACATGCAATAACGAGAACTGAGACTGCGCGCAGTATGGCTACGGATGCAGAATCCAAATAAAACCAGTTCGCTAACCCGGTAATAAGCGCAATCACAATCACACTAGGAACAAAGATCGCGCTGACTTGATCGACTAATTTTTGGATGGGTGCTTTTTGGGTTTGCGCATCTTCTACCAAAGAAATGATTTTTGAGAGAACGCTTTCAACGCCTACCGCCTGGGCCTCGACCACTAATAGGCCTTCCCCATTGAGTGAGCCGCCAATGACCTTTTCACCAAGATGCTTTTTGACAGGGTCGCTTTCTCCGGTAAGGAGGGACTCATCAACCTGGCTGTTGCCAAGTAAGATGATTCCATCTACCGGTATACGTTCGCCTGGCAACACTAAGATGCGATCTTTAGGGAATACCTGATCTAGAGGAAGATCTCGAAATTGGTCTAATGCAGAGTTCTCACTGATAACAATATTGCGCTCGATGACTTTGGCATGTTCAGGCCATAGCTTTTGCAAGGCGCGTATTGCTTCACTAGTTTGTTGCTTGGCTCTGGCTTCTAACCATTTACCAAGCATGACCATGCAGATAATGACAACTGATCCTTCAAAATAGAGCTCGTGACTTGCATGAGGTAGTGCAATCATTTGATACACACTTAATCCGTAGGCTGCACTTGTGCCGAGCGCGACCAATAAATCCATATTGCCAACACCCGACATCAGAGATTTGAAGCCTGCTTTATAAAAGCGCCAACCTAAAAAGAATTGTACTGGCGTTGCAAGTAATAGTTGCCATGTTGGTGAAAGTGACCAATGAATGCCAAAGGGCATCAAGAACATGGGTAGAAAGAGTGGGGCTGACAAAGCAAAGCCCAAAACGACCCGACCTAGGCCATCAGCTCCCCAGAACAATTTAGATGGGGCTAACTCAGGAATGCCGTGGTGCGCACTGATTTTGGCTGAATAACCTGTTTTTTGTACCAGAGCGATGATGTCATCGATTTTGACTTCAGAATTGGCTTTTATACGAATTTTGGCTTGTTCAGTTGCCAAATTCACACTGGCGGCCTCTACGCCGGGAATCTTGTCTAAAGCCTTTTCAACCCTGCCAACACAAGAGGCACAGGTCATCCCGCCGATATCTAGAGTAAATAGCTCTGAATTAGTGTCTTTTTGGGGATTCATATAGAAGATAATCTACTCTATACAAGCCATATTCAAATTAAAAAGGCCTATATGTTGAGTTTCAAAGTATCCGGAATGACCTGTGGGGGCTGCATTAATGCCATAACTCGGGCAGTTCAGGCCCAAGACCCTCAGGCTAAAGTTCAGGCAGATTTGGCAAGCCAGACTGTAACCCTCGAAACCACTCTATCTGCC
This region of Polynucleobacter sp. JS-JIR-II-50 genomic DNA includes:
- a CDS encoding DUF3047 domain-containing protein, whose product is MIKQALLLLILSAVVFLTGCAGLGGDSVQNEAGQAFNVDQLPAQEELPKFSAETARAGMPNGWNFYRIAPFKKNTVYRLENYQGKTVLSANSKTSASGLAVKLRPRQVNNLWLQWEWKAINPIVNADNTDAYADDAPLRILVAFDGNKSKLPLKEKMTFEMANLISGQEMPYATLMYIWSGKSPVDTIIPNAHTSRIKMIVVDSGWDGLDQWHKHQRDLAADYKRAYGESPGQVIGIALLTDTDNTKSEARAYYGDIELIRKNPK
- a CDS encoding heavy-metal-associated domain-containing protein; translated protein: MLSFKVSGMTCGGCINAITRAVQAQDPQAKVQADLASQTVTLETTLSAAQASQLITDAGFPVVQ
- a CDS encoding cation-translocating P-type ATPase, which translates into the protein MNPQKDTNSELFTLDIGGMTCASCVGRVEKALDKIPGVEAASVNLATEQAKIRIKANSEVKIDDIIALVQKTGYSAKISAHHGIPELAPSKLFWGADGLGRVVLGFALSAPLFLPMFLMPFGIHWSLSPTWQLLLATPVQFFLGWRFYKAGFKSLMSGVGNMDLLVALGTSAAYGLSVYQMIALPHASHELYFEGSVVIICMVMLGKWLEARAKQQTSEAIRALQKLWPEHAKVIERNIVISENSALDQFRDLPLDQVFPKDRILVLPGERIPVDGIILLGNSQVDESLLTGESDPVKKHLGEKVIGGSLNGEGLLVVEAQAVGVESVLSKIISLVEDAQTQKAPIQKLVDQVSAIFVPSVIVIALITGLANWFYLDSASVAILRAVSVLVIACPCALGLATPAAIMAGTGVAARFGILIKDPQVLELAHRLNVVAFDKTGTLTIGKPRLLEIIPFGDSYAVDDILASAAGLQLGSEHPLAKALLDAAKQRGLNPITPTDSKALPGIGISGRPSAGVFLGLSQNLQSVASLEGNSHYSAILAKAQACFDAGQTVSVLMNQENPSSPIAIIAFGDELKDNAQEAVTSLQHLHIRAVMLSGDNLAAANRVAKTIGIQEVFAQIMPSSKAEIIRQLQSKDDERQFVAMVGDGVNDAPALATADVGMAMSTGTDVAMQAAGITLMRGDPTLVANAIDISKRTWRKIQQNLFWAFIFNATGIPLAALGYLSPMLAGSAMALSSFCVLSNALLLKRWRPVH